In the Solanum pennellii chromosome 5, SPENNV200 genome, one interval contains:
- the LOC107018738 gene encoding protein YIPF1 homolog isoform X2 produces MDDSYTNFPTSHLVGSVPAVVTEEKNSYKPQAPAANSPILPPNNGPNAGRGYQTLGEGDGQQSTNRWNGVFSVSSYTEYFNVDTDLVLNRLMSSLNPTTGDFFSKIDANPDLYGLVWISTTLVFVLSSIGNCATYLMQSDSNSSWNFDVNYVNVAACSVYGYALLVPLGFYFLIRYMGTSASLIRFWCLWGYSLFVLVLSSFLLIIPVEFLRWTITIAAATTSASFVALNLRTYVQSDDLMIILVASFALQAALTIFIKMWFFS; encoded by the exons ATGGACGATTCTTACACCAATTTCCCGACGAGTCACCTTGTTGGCTCAGTACCG GCAGTTGTCACTGAAGAAAAGAACAGCTATAAACCACAAG CCCCTGCAGCAAATTCTCCCATACTTCCTCCAAATAATGGTCCAAATGCAGGAAGAGGGTATCAAACTCTTGGAG AAGGAGATGGGCAGCAATCAACAAACAGGTGGAATGGAGTATTTAGCGTGTCATCTTATACAGAATATTTTAACGTGGATACAGACCTTGTCTTGAACAGATTGATGAGTTCATTGAACCCTACTACTGGAGATTTCTTCAGCAAGATTGATGCTAACCCTGACCT TTACGGGCTTGTCTGGATATCTACTACTTTAGTGTTTGTCCTTTCTTCCATCGGGAACTGTGCCACATACCTGATGCAGAGCGATAGCAATAGTTCTTGGAACTTTGATGTCAATTATGTGAATGTGGCAGCCTGTTCAGTATATGGTTATGCATTGCTAGTGCCGTTAGGGTTTTACTTCTTGATTCGGTATATGGGTACAAGTGCTAGCCTGATACGCTTCTGGTGCTTGTGGGGATATTCACTCTTTGTTTTAGTTCTGAGCTCC TTTCTGTTGATCATCCCTGTCGAGTTCCTTAGGTGGACCATCACAATTGCTGCTGCCACAACATCAGCTAGTTTCGTCGCGTTGAACCTCAGAACCTATGTACAGTCAGATGATCTCATGATTATACTGGTTGCTTCTTTTGCTCTGCAAGCAGCTTTGACAATCTTCATCAAGATGTGGTTCTTCTCTTAA
- the LOC107018738 gene encoding protein YIPF1 homolog isoform X1 has translation MDDSYTNFPTSHLVGSVPAVVTEEKNSYKPQAPAANSPILPPNNGPNAGRGYQTLGGEGDGQQSTNRWNGVFSVSSYTEYFNVDTDLVLNRLMSSLNPTTGDFFSKIDANPDLYGLVWISTTLVFVLSSIGNCATYLMQSDSNSSWNFDVNYVNVAACSVYGYALLVPLGFYFLIRYMGTSASLIRFWCLWGYSLFVLVLSSFLLIIPVEFLRWTITIAAATTSASFVALNLRTYVQSDDLMIILVASFALQAALTIFIKMWFFS, from the exons ATGGACGATTCTTACACCAATTTCCCGACGAGTCACCTTGTTGGCTCAGTACCG GCAGTTGTCACTGAAGAAAAGAACAGCTATAAACCACAAG CCCCTGCAGCAAATTCTCCCATACTTCCTCCAAATAATGGTCCAAATGCAGGAAGAGGGTATCAAACTCTTGGAGGTG AAGGAGATGGGCAGCAATCAACAAACAGGTGGAATGGAGTATTTAGCGTGTCATCTTATACAGAATATTTTAACGTGGATACAGACCTTGTCTTGAACAGATTGATGAGTTCATTGAACCCTACTACTGGAGATTTCTTCAGCAAGATTGATGCTAACCCTGACCT TTACGGGCTTGTCTGGATATCTACTACTTTAGTGTTTGTCCTTTCTTCCATCGGGAACTGTGCCACATACCTGATGCAGAGCGATAGCAATAGTTCTTGGAACTTTGATGTCAATTATGTGAATGTGGCAGCCTGTTCAGTATATGGTTATGCATTGCTAGTGCCGTTAGGGTTTTACTTCTTGATTCGGTATATGGGTACAAGTGCTAGCCTGATACGCTTCTGGTGCTTGTGGGGATATTCACTCTTTGTTTTAGTTCTGAGCTCC TTTCTGTTGATCATCCCTGTCGAGTTCCTTAGGTGGACCATCACAATTGCTGCTGCCACAACATCAGCTAGTTTCGTCGCGTTGAACCTCAGAACCTATGTACAGTCAGATGATCTCATGATTATACTGGTTGCTTCTTTTGCTCTGCAAGCAGCTTTGACAATCTTCATCAAGATGTGGTTCTTCTCTTAA
- the LOC107018730 gene encoding CASP-like protein 5B1, whose translation MKELFGGPGKVSGLVLRMGQCLFAAASMVVMASSHGFATCTAFCYLIASMGLQVIWSFSLACLDIHALRLKRDLRNYVFLSLLVIGDWVTAILSLAAACSSAGVVVLIIKDTNMCISTPKLSCHMFQISVALAFLSWFFLAISSCVMFWLAAS comes from the exons atGAAGGAGTTGTTTGGAGGTCCAGGTAAAGTGAGTGGGTTGGTATTGCGAATGGGTCAGTGTTTATTTGCTGCTGCTTCTATGGTTGTAATGGCTTCTTCTCATGGTTTCGCCACTTGTACTGCTTTTTG CTATTTAATTGCGTCAATGGGGCTGCAAGTAATATGGAGCTTCTCACTTGCCTGCTTGGATATTCATGCCTTAAGATTGAAAAGAGATCTGAGGAATTACGTCTTTTTGAGCTTGCTTGTAATCGGTGATTGG GTGACAGCCATTTTATCACTTGCTGCTGCATGCTCATCCGCCGGCGTGGTAGTTTTGATTATTAAAGATACAAATATGTGCATATCCACCCCTAAGCTGTCCTGCCATATGTTTCAAATTTCAGTAGCTTTGGCTTTCCTCTCATGGTTCTTCCTTGCCATTTCTTCCTGTGTCATGTTTTGGCTAGCGGCCTCTTGA
- the LOC107018952 gene encoding ultraviolet-B receptor UVR8 isoform X3 → MNGSELGEGSMKMEVIEKEKLVYMWGYLPGAMPQRSPLLSPIIVGVPQQGIGNAGNYSWKEVCGGGCGFAMAISETGEVYTWGWKECIPSGKFLGEQVVDKEGSRSKVGAAPGIETRGGEDGAKRRRVSSVKQPAESSSSGDEGLSALPCLVTLNPGVRIVSVAAGGRHTLALSDIGQVWGWGYGGEGQLGLGSRIRMVSSPHPVPCIDSSSLRKERVMGLSHGCPGSEGQGLRVPGNYIKRIACGGRHSAVITDAGALLTFGWGLYGQCGQGSTDDELSPTCVSSLLGIRIESVAAGLWHTVCISADGDVYAFGGNQFGQLGTGAEQAETLPRLLDAPSLENMHVKVVSCGARHTAVITGDSKVFCWGWNKYGQLGLGDVIDRNIPSQVSVDDHVPITVACGWWHTLLLAESPT, encoded by the exons ATGAATGGAAGTGAATTAGGTGAAGGAAGTATGAAAATGGAGGTAATAGAGAAGGAGAAATTAGTGTATATGTGGGGGTATTTACCGGGAGCTATGCCGCAGAGGTCGCCGTTGTTGTCTCCGATTATTGTAGGAGTTCCACAGCAAGGTATTGGTAATGCAGGAAATTACTCATGGAAGGAGGTATGTGGTGGTGGTTGTGGATTTGCTATGGCTATTTCag AAACTGGAGAAGTTTATACATGGGGGTGGAAGGAATGCATTCCTTCTGGAAAGTTTCTTGGGGAGCAAGTCGTAGACAAGGAG GGATCGAGATCCAAGGTTGGAGCAGCACCTGGTATAGAGACTAGAGGGGGAGAGGATGGTGCAAAACGTAGACGGGTATCATCAGTGAAGCAACCAGCTGAGAGCTCATCCTCAGGTGATGAAGGTCTCTCAGCATTGCCATGTTTGGTCACACTGAATCCAGGGGTGCGGATTGTTAGTGTAGCAGCTGGTGGGCGGCATACACTAGCATTATCAG ataTAGGACAAGTGTGGGGTTGGGGATATGGAGGGGAAGGACAGCTTGGCCTAGGCTCCAGGATTCGAATGGTGTCCTCCCCACATCCTGTGCCATGCATTGATTCTTCTTCTTTGCGGAAAGAGAGAGTTATGGGCCTTTCTCACGGATGTCCGGGGTCAGAGGGACAAGGCCTCAGAGTTCCTGGGAATTACATCAAGAGAATTGCCTGTGGGGGCCGACACAGTGCAGTGATTACAG ATGCTGGAGCCTTGTTAACTTTTGGTTGGGGATTGTATGGACAG TGTGGTCAAGGGAGTACAGATGATGAGCTAAGTCCCACGTGTGTATCTTCATTACTTGGCATCAGGATAGAAAGTGTAGCTGCAGGGCTCTGGCACACTGTATGTATTTCTGCTGATGGTGATGTATATGCATTTGGAGGGAATCAATTTGGGCAGTTAGGCACTGGGGCCGAGCAGGCTGAG ACACTACCTCGGCTCCTGGATGCTCCAAGTTTGGAAAACATGCATGTGAAAGTTGTATCTTGTGGAGCACGCCATACTGCTGTAATCACAG GTGATAGCAAAGTATTCTGCTGGGGGTGGAACAAGTATGGTCAG CTTGGACTGGGTGATGTGATCGATCGAAATATTCCATCCCAAGTCTCAGTGGATGATCATGTACCGATAACTGTTGCTTGTGGATGGTGGCACACACTTCTACTAGCTGAATCACCTACTTGA
- the LOC107018952 gene encoding ultraviolet-B receptor UVR8 isoform X1: MNGSELGEGSMKMEVIEKEKLVYMWGYLPGAMPQRSPLLSPIIVGVPQQGIGNAGNYSWKEVCGGGCGFAMAISDFGKIITWGSTDDLGQCYVTSGKHGEIPEPFPLPDEISIVKAAAGWAHCVAVTETGEVYTWGWKECIPSGKFLGEQVVDKEVSDGQSSFPAQQVSPHPQGSRSKVGAAPGIETRGGEDGAKRRRVSSVKQPAESSSSGDEGLSALPCLVTLNPGVRIVSVAAGGRHTLALSDIGQVWGWGYGGEGQLGLGSRIRMVSSPHPVPCIDSSSLRKERVMGLSHGCPGSEGQGLRVPGNYIKRIACGGRHSAVITDAGALLTFGWGLYGQCGQGSTDDELSPTCVSSLLGIRIESVAAGLWHTVCISADGDVYAFGGNQFGQLGTGAEQAETLPRLLDAPSLENMHVKVVSCGARHTAVITGDSKVFCWGWNKYGQLGLGDVIDRNIPSQVSVDDHVPITVACGWWHTLLLAESPT, translated from the exons ATGAATGGAAGTGAATTAGGTGAAGGAAGTATGAAAATGGAGGTAATAGAGAAGGAGAAATTAGTGTATATGTGGGGGTATTTACCGGGAGCTATGCCGCAGAGGTCGCCGTTGTTGTCTCCGATTATTGTAGGAGTTCCACAGCAAGGTATTGGTAATGCAGGAAATTACTCATGGAAGGAGGTATGTGGTGGTGGTTGTGGATTTGCTATGGCTATTTCag ATTTTGGAAAGATCATTACATGGGGTTCAACTGATGATCTAGGACAATGCTATGTGACATCAGGGAAACATGGG GAAATTCCGGAGCCTTTCCCCCTTCCTGATGAAATTTCTATAGTAAAAGCCGCAGCGGGTTGGGCACATTGTGTTGCTGTTACAG AAACTGGAGAAGTTTATACATGGGGGTGGAAGGAATGCATTCCTTCTGGAAAGTTTCTTGGGGAGCAAGTCGTAGACAAGGAGGTAAGCGACGGGCAGAGTTCATTCCCAGCACAGCAAG TAAGCCCTCACCCCCAGGGATCGAGATCCAAGGTTGGAGCAGCACCTGGTATAGAGACTAGAGGGGGAGAGGATGGTGCAAAACGTAGACGGGTATCATCAGTGAAGCAACCAGCTGAGAGCTCATCCTCAGGTGATGAAGGTCTCTCAGCATTGCCATGTTTGGTCACACTGAATCCAGGGGTGCGGATTGTTAGTGTAGCAGCTGGTGGGCGGCATACACTAGCATTATCAG ataTAGGACAAGTGTGGGGTTGGGGATATGGAGGGGAAGGACAGCTTGGCCTAGGCTCCAGGATTCGAATGGTGTCCTCCCCACATCCTGTGCCATGCATTGATTCTTCTTCTTTGCGGAAAGAGAGAGTTATGGGCCTTTCTCACGGATGTCCGGGGTCAGAGGGACAAGGCCTCAGAGTTCCTGGGAATTACATCAAGAGAATTGCCTGTGGGGGCCGACACAGTGCAGTGATTACAG ATGCTGGAGCCTTGTTAACTTTTGGTTGGGGATTGTATGGACAG TGTGGTCAAGGGAGTACAGATGATGAGCTAAGTCCCACGTGTGTATCTTCATTACTTGGCATCAGGATAGAAAGTGTAGCTGCAGGGCTCTGGCACACTGTATGTATTTCTGCTGATGGTGATGTATATGCATTTGGAGGGAATCAATTTGGGCAGTTAGGCACTGGGGCCGAGCAGGCTGAG ACACTACCTCGGCTCCTGGATGCTCCAAGTTTGGAAAACATGCATGTGAAAGTTGTATCTTGTGGAGCACGCCATACTGCTGTAATCACAG GTGATAGCAAAGTATTCTGCTGGGGGTGGAACAAGTATGGTCAG CTTGGACTGGGTGATGTGATCGATCGAAATATTCCATCCCAAGTCTCAGTGGATGATCATGTACCGATAACTGTTGCTTGTGGATGGTGGCACACACTTCTACTAGCTGAATCACCTACTTGA
- the LOC107018952 gene encoding ultraviolet-B receptor UVR8 isoform X2 gives MNGSELGEGSMKMEVIEKEKLVYMWGYLPGAMPQRSPLLSPIIVGVPQQGIGNAGNYSWKEVCGGGCGFAMAISETGEVYTWGWKECIPSGKFLGEQVVDKEVSDGQSSFPAQQVSPHPQGSRSKVGAAPGIETRGGEDGAKRRRVSSVKQPAESSSSGDEGLSALPCLVTLNPGVRIVSVAAGGRHTLALSDIGQVWGWGYGGEGQLGLGSRIRMVSSPHPVPCIDSSSLRKERVMGLSHGCPGSEGQGLRVPGNYIKRIACGGRHSAVITDAGALLTFGWGLYGQCGQGSTDDELSPTCVSSLLGIRIESVAAGLWHTVCISADGDVYAFGGNQFGQLGTGAEQAETLPRLLDAPSLENMHVKVVSCGARHTAVITGDSKVFCWGWNKYGQLGLGDVIDRNIPSQVSVDDHVPITVACGWWHTLLLAESPT, from the exons ATGAATGGAAGTGAATTAGGTGAAGGAAGTATGAAAATGGAGGTAATAGAGAAGGAGAAATTAGTGTATATGTGGGGGTATTTACCGGGAGCTATGCCGCAGAGGTCGCCGTTGTTGTCTCCGATTATTGTAGGAGTTCCACAGCAAGGTATTGGTAATGCAGGAAATTACTCATGGAAGGAGGTATGTGGTGGTGGTTGTGGATTTGCTATGGCTATTTCag AAACTGGAGAAGTTTATACATGGGGGTGGAAGGAATGCATTCCTTCTGGAAAGTTTCTTGGGGAGCAAGTCGTAGACAAGGAGGTAAGCGACGGGCAGAGTTCATTCCCAGCACAGCAAG TAAGCCCTCACCCCCAGGGATCGAGATCCAAGGTTGGAGCAGCACCTGGTATAGAGACTAGAGGGGGAGAGGATGGTGCAAAACGTAGACGGGTATCATCAGTGAAGCAACCAGCTGAGAGCTCATCCTCAGGTGATGAAGGTCTCTCAGCATTGCCATGTTTGGTCACACTGAATCCAGGGGTGCGGATTGTTAGTGTAGCAGCTGGTGGGCGGCATACACTAGCATTATCAG ataTAGGACAAGTGTGGGGTTGGGGATATGGAGGGGAAGGACAGCTTGGCCTAGGCTCCAGGATTCGAATGGTGTCCTCCCCACATCCTGTGCCATGCATTGATTCTTCTTCTTTGCGGAAAGAGAGAGTTATGGGCCTTTCTCACGGATGTCCGGGGTCAGAGGGACAAGGCCTCAGAGTTCCTGGGAATTACATCAAGAGAATTGCCTGTGGGGGCCGACACAGTGCAGTGATTACAG ATGCTGGAGCCTTGTTAACTTTTGGTTGGGGATTGTATGGACAG TGTGGTCAAGGGAGTACAGATGATGAGCTAAGTCCCACGTGTGTATCTTCATTACTTGGCATCAGGATAGAAAGTGTAGCTGCAGGGCTCTGGCACACTGTATGTATTTCTGCTGATGGTGATGTATATGCATTTGGAGGGAATCAATTTGGGCAGTTAGGCACTGGGGCCGAGCAGGCTGAG ACACTACCTCGGCTCCTGGATGCTCCAAGTTTGGAAAACATGCATGTGAAAGTTGTATCTTGTGGAGCACGCCATACTGCTGTAATCACAG GTGATAGCAAAGTATTCTGCTGGGGGTGGAACAAGTATGGTCAG CTTGGACTGGGTGATGTGATCGATCGAAATATTCCATCCCAAGTCTCAGTGGATGATCATGTACCGATAACTGTTGCTTGTGGATGGTGGCACACACTTCTACTAGCTGAATCACCTACTTGA
- the LOC107018523 gene encoding BTB/POZ and MATH domain-containing protein 3 isoform X1, producing the protein MNQISVDRAGKDSSSKSVNETVNGSHHFTIRGYSLAKGMGPGKYISSDIFTVGGYDWAIYFYPDGKNIEDSSMYVSVFIALASEGTDVRALFELTMLDQSGKVKHKVHSHFDRALESGPYTLKYRGSMWGYKRFFRRASLETSDYLKDDCLSMHCTVGVVRTRVEGPKNYSVTIPPSDMGQSLKYLLDAELGCDIVFRVGEEAFKGHKLILAARSPVFRAQFFGLIGNPKTDEVEIEDIEPSVFKAMLQYIYSDELPDLIEITGSTSTCTSTIVTQHLLAAADRFGVDRLKELCEAKLCEEVNVDTVATTLSLAEQHRCPQLKAICLKFAATNLGVVMQRDGFKHLEESCPLLLSELLETVASVDEKPSLTSSKKRNSSSSIFGLDLAADGAAADSVNLIARRVRRRM; encoded by the exons ATGAACCAAATATCCGTCGACCGTGCCGGGAAGGATTCATCATCCAAGTCTGTAAACGAAACGGTGAATGGGTCTCACCATTTTACCATCAGGGGTTACTCTTTGGCCAAAGGAATGGGACCGGGAAAGTACATATCTAGCGACATTTTCACCGTTGGTGGGTATGATTGGGCAATTTATTTCTACCCAGATGGTAAAAACATAGAGGATTCTTCAATGTATGTGTCTGTTTTTATAGCATTGGCTAGCGAAGGAACGGATGTTAGGGCGTTGTTTGAGTTGACGATGTTGGATCAGAGTGGAAAAGTGAAACATAAAGTTCATAGCCATTTTGATCGGGCATTGGAAAGTGGACCTTATACTTTGAAATATAGAGGAAGCATGTG GGGTTACAAACGATTTTTTAGAAGAGCGAGTTTAGAAACTTCTGACTACCTGAAGGATGATTGCCTTTCCATGCACTGTACTGTTGGAGTTGTCAGAACTCGTGTTGAAGGCCCCAAAAATTATAGTGTTACAATTCCACCTTCAGACATGGGTCAAAGTCTCAAATACTTGCTGGATGCTGAACTCGGTTGTGATATAGTTTTCCGGGTTGGAGAAGAGGCATTTAAGGGTCATAAGTTGATACTTGCTGCTCGGTCTCCTGTATTTAGAGCACAATTCTTTGGCCTTATTGGGAATCCTAAAACGGACGAAGTGGAAATTGAGGATATTGAACCCTCAGTCTTCAAG GCTATGCTCCAGTACATTTATTCTGATGAACTTCCAGATTTAATTGAAATTACTGGCTCTACTTCAACTTGCACTTCTACGATAGTGACGCAGCATCTATTGGCAGCAGCTGATCGATTTGGTGTAGATAGGTTGAAAGAGTTATGTGAGGCGAAATTGTGTGAAGAAGTTAATGTGGATACTGTGGCAACAACTCTTTCTCTTGCTGAGCAGCATCGGTGCCCACAACTCAAGGCCATCTGTTTGAAATTTGCAGCTACAAACTTGGGAG TGGTCATGCAGAGAGATGGATTCAAGCACTTGGAAGAGAGTTGCCCCTTACTGTTGTCAGAGCTGCTGGAAACAGTGGCATCCGTCGATGAGAAGCCAAGTCTGACGTCTAGCAAGAAAAGGAATAGCAGCAGCAGCATCTTTGGACTGGATCTGGCTGCAGATGGCGCGGCAGCAGATTCTGTTAACCTTATCGCTAGGCGGGTGAGGAGGAGGATGTAA
- the LOC107018523 gene encoding BTB/POZ and MATH domain-containing protein 3 isoform X2, producing MNQISVDRAGKDSSSKSVNETVNGSHHFTIRGYSLAKGMGPGKYISSDIFTVGGYDWAIYFYPDGKNIEDSSMYVSVFIALASEGTDVRALFELTMLDQSGKVKHKVHSHFDRALESGPYTLKYRGSMWGYKRFFRRASLETSDYLKDDCLSMHCTVGVVRTRVEGPKNYSVTIPPSDMGQSLKYLLDAELGCDIVFRVGEEAFKGHKLILAARSPVFRAQFFGLIGNPKTDEVEIEDIEPSVFKAMLQYIYSDELPDLIEITGSTSTCTSTIVTQHLLAAADRFGVDRLKELCEAKLCEEVNVDTVATTLSLAEQHRCPQLKAICLKFAATNLGGACSP from the exons ATGAACCAAATATCCGTCGACCGTGCCGGGAAGGATTCATCATCCAAGTCTGTAAACGAAACGGTGAATGGGTCTCACCATTTTACCATCAGGGGTTACTCTTTGGCCAAAGGAATGGGACCGGGAAAGTACATATCTAGCGACATTTTCACCGTTGGTGGGTATGATTGGGCAATTTATTTCTACCCAGATGGTAAAAACATAGAGGATTCTTCAATGTATGTGTCTGTTTTTATAGCATTGGCTAGCGAAGGAACGGATGTTAGGGCGTTGTTTGAGTTGACGATGTTGGATCAGAGTGGAAAAGTGAAACATAAAGTTCATAGCCATTTTGATCGGGCATTGGAAAGTGGACCTTATACTTTGAAATATAGAGGAAGCATGTG GGGTTACAAACGATTTTTTAGAAGAGCGAGTTTAGAAACTTCTGACTACCTGAAGGATGATTGCCTTTCCATGCACTGTACTGTTGGAGTTGTCAGAACTCGTGTTGAAGGCCCCAAAAATTATAGTGTTACAATTCCACCTTCAGACATGGGTCAAAGTCTCAAATACTTGCTGGATGCTGAACTCGGTTGTGATATAGTTTTCCGGGTTGGAGAAGAGGCATTTAAGGGTCATAAGTTGATACTTGCTGCTCGGTCTCCTGTATTTAGAGCACAATTCTTTGGCCTTATTGGGAATCCTAAAACGGACGAAGTGGAAATTGAGGATATTGAACCCTCAGTCTTCAAG GCTATGCTCCAGTACATTTATTCTGATGAACTTCCAGATTTAATTGAAATTACTGGCTCTACTTCAACTTGCACTTCTACGATAGTGACGCAGCATCTATTGGCAGCAGCTGATCGATTTGGTGTAGATAGGTTGAAAGAGTTATGTGAGGCGAAATTGTGTGAAGAAGTTAATGTGGATACTGTGGCAACAACTCTTTCTCTTGCTGAGCAGCATCGGTGCCCACAACTCAAGGCCATCTGTTTGAAATTTGCAGCTACAAACTTGGGAGGTGCGTGTTCTCCATAG